The following nucleotide sequence is from Musa acuminata AAA Group cultivar baxijiao unplaced genomic scaffold, Cavendish_Baxijiao_AAA HiC_scaffold_1102, whole genome shotgun sequence.
CAAATTGGCATCCTAAAATAATTAAGACTGGGAATCAATCCCTTCAATTTGCAATTAACAAGGGCCGGTCACGCACCGAAACGACAGAGATACTCCAGCTTCTTTCGGTCGGTCGGCGAAGTAGACGGATAAGGGTGCACTCTTCCAACGCAATAAAATCAGCACATTCCTCCAGTGTTCAACAAATATTTGTGTAAATATAAAGCAACAATGTAAAtgattgatgaaaattttaataaccTATTGGTACCAATGGACCATAAGATATTTTGACCTGTATAATATAAcaacattaaataaaataataagaaatatataataaaataatacctaTTTGCTCCGAATGCTAATACTTGGTTAGTAAACTACATAAAAACTTGCATGTATATGCTCTCGTAGTAGTTAAATTCAAGTATAAGATTTTACTTGATGACTTCCAAGTATCTCAATACTTAGTAAATTATGCAATGATGTGTTACATATATGAATGACATGCTGCTTCCACGAAAAGATAATTTACAGGCTCGTCATAATATGTGGAAAGCTTGCTTAAAACATATAACCAGTAGCAAAGTCAAACGTAGCAAAAGCACTTGCTCTACTGCCAACGTTTTGGAGCCTTCAGGGAAGATGATGACTGGCAATTGGTAGCTTTCCTTGTGCCTGGTGTGTAATTAGAGAGCAACAAAGAGTTTAATGTGATGAAAACGACATATATAGATGGATGCATTTGAACTTCCATTACTGAAAGCAAATATAGATATCATCGCTTGCACAAATAAGAAACTTTTTGAAAATTTATGGCTCTCAAAATTGAGCATGGAAAAGATCAACGGGTTTGATTGTTCAAATTGTCACTTACGTATTGGTCATTTTGTTTTGATTTATTAATGGAAGTATGGCTAACATATTGGTACCTACACCTTGAAACCACCATTTCCTTTTAATCTAACACTTCAACCCTTGTTTATTTCTTTTAGTTTTTTTTAGAGATTGTGACCAAACCTACATATGATTGTTACTGACCCTTTTAGATATGTGAAACAATGTTATTGTCCCTTGGTCTAAGAATACATATGATTGTTAaagatttttaaatttttctagttCAATTATTCTTAATTATTTCATTAGATACTGTAATAGACTAAAGAACAATAACAAAATATCGAATTCTTcgtttttttaatatttagtcaATAACCCGCCGTTGCAACAACATGCATGTAATAAACTAAAAAATAATGGTATCAAATTGTATATAGTGATACGATGAGGGCTGATCAGTCATTAGGAATAAAATGTAACAACCAATATCTGAATAAACCAAAAAATAATCTAATGCAATTGCATGAACAatcgaacataattttgaattatctgGTAAGGCATTCAAAGCTCCTTACTTTCTAAGATAATTTGCCTGGAAAAATACCACACTAAAGAGAATTAATCATTAAATGCCATGAGAATGGAACTGCAACAATAGCAGATTTCTACTTGCTGCTTTTCATGGCAATTATGAAACAGAAAATCATTCAcagtcatcaaaattcaagagaaAATGAGCCAGATTTAATGACGTACTTGCAGACTTTGATGGTTCTTTCAATTTCAATTTGGTAGATGTCACTTGTCCGGTTTTTGTAGGTGGTCTGGAGATTCTTGACTGAACTCTAGGTCTGCATTCAAAACAAATAAAGTAAAAGATCTCAGAGAAGAGAATCAACAGCTAAAACCACACCAAATAAAATGCTAAGCATAATAACATCACAAgctgttccttttttatttatcagctaaatctttttttttgtgtCATAAAATGGGAACACAAAGGAAAACTGcagaagcaagaaagaaagatacATAAAAGTGGAAACTGCATTGAGTTAGAACAGATAATGATAGACATGTTCATATTAGAATTGAGTAAGCACACTGACAGCTTCACAAATTTAAAAAACAATAATTGGTGATGCAACATATATTTCAAAATGGTAAATATTTTTGTGTTAGCAGATAACAGCAACCATGCAATTGTGTTAAAAAATGAACTTACATCTTCCCTTTTGACATTTCCACTGATTTGATAGATTCAGGAAAAACACCAAACTCAGTGGAACTGCTTACTGAACCATCAGTTTCTGTGCCCACTGAAACCACACTGTCAGATATTTCACTTAATTTGTCTTCTAAATCCACATCTCTGAAGCCCACAAGGTAAGCATCAGCTTGCAATTTCTGATCTTTATCCCCTCCATTAGCCATGCAATGGTTTTCACTAAACTGAAAGCTGTTATCCAGATCTGAAGGAGCTTTACCAGTAGATATCACTAGCCTCGCACTGGACAATTGAGGGCCTAGTCTGGTTGTTCCACCCAAACATGGAATACCAGGAGAGGAAGAGTGAATCAACATGGCATTTCTCTCATTTAGCATAGGAGACTGGGTTCTAAGATCTATGACCATTTGCAGTTGTTCAATTTCTTCATCCTTCCTTGCTACTGTGTCTTTAAGAAATCCCACCTGCATGAGCAACTAAGAAAAATAAGTAGACCTACTCAAACTTTATCGAACAACTGGCAAGAAACTCTAAATGAAGACAATAGTATGCCACCAATCTAGCAGGAATTCTTTCTATTCCAGGGTGGAtcgatcattaaaaaaaatcttaaattcaAAAGAACATTTGTAGAAGGAATAAACAAATTGAAGATGACTTATCCATGGCTCAAGTACAAAAGTTCAGCTTGACAAATGAAAGCTATCTGGGTCATTCTTTAACAGTGCCTCAATACTGAGAACTTTTCCATTTCATCCTATAGCAATAGCCACTTGACTAACAATTGCTCTGGGGCCTCAACATAACCCACATATGAGATAAGTTTTAGTACTAATATAGTTTTAGTTCTAAGATAGTTTTAGTACTAAGATAGATATTTTCCATACTTTGCAGTTTGCAGTATTCCAGAACTACATGAGGAAACAAAAGAAATCAGTTTTTAATAGAGGGGATGATAGAGGGGGGTAACCTGTTCCAACAGATCTTTTATGTCCCTGCCATCTTTGTTACTACGTGCAGCACCTAACTCGACTCCAGACACTCTTTCAGCAAACTTTAGGGTACTAATTGTCTCTGAATACGATTCAATATCTGGATTAATTTGGACAAACATAAGTGTCTTGGCCTGTCCACCTGTGATTTAAATGTACAACCAAATTACTTTAGAATCAGCAATAAATTTATCAGATCAATGGATTGTCAATGAGAAGTACATTGTCAATGGATATCTCCAAGCAAATGTGAGAGTCGGTACCTAAAGAACTTTGAAGAACTTGAGTTAGTTTGCTATTTCTGTAAGGAACATGAGTATTTTTTTGTGCTAAAGCAAAGATCACATCTCCAAGAGCAGACAGAGATTTGTTAATATGCTGTGCTTCCTTAAGTCTGTCTCCAGTTGCTTCAGACCGTTCAACTCTTTCACTACCTGCAAGATCTATCAAATGAAGACAACCCCTTGAAGTAGATCCAGTCTTTAAATCCACACCTCGAACATGGACAGTTAGAATACTGCAGCAAAGAGAATTGATGATAAAGCAGTGAAGGCAAAATAGTATGTAAATTATGTGCGTGAACTGCCATGAGAGAGGAAGACCTGTGAGATCGACTACTTCGCTCATTGAGAGCAGTTGAACCCACAGCTCTGTTTGTTTGTCCAATATGCATCAACTGCAGAACATCTGAAGTTGATTTGACAGGGTGCACACTAGCATCAGGCACAGCAAGTCCATTCGGTTGAGTACTACTCCAGACCCCAAGTGTGTTGCAAGTTACAGAAAATATAATTGCACTTTGACTTTAGATCTTAATGGTGTTCAAAATTCAAATATAGGTATTAGACTAAAGCAAATGATAAGTAGAAGTCATTACATAAAAACAATAATAGGCATATCATCAGCAACATATAAGATAGAAAAAGAAGCCAATAAAACTAACCAGTCTTGAGGAAAATTATGTTTATTTCTAAGAAGAAAAGAAACAGACATGCATAAAGGATATCTCTTTTGGGGACCATCATCTACAAGAAGATCACGCACTTGTTCATTGTATATTTCAACCATCTGGACACCCACTTCATAGAAATAACTATTTCTCCTATTTTCAGATATCTCAAAAAGGTCACTCAGAGCTCGATAGTTCACCCCCCAATCCTCCACGGATGCTGAAATAGGTCCACTCTTGAAACaagattttcaagaaaaaaaaaaaaccaattgcACACATAAGCATGTTCtccatcaaaaagaaaaaaaaataactgAAAATTAATAAAGGAAAAAAACATACCATTGTATAGGTTTTCCCAGATCCAGTTTGACCATATGCAAAAATACATACGTTGTAGCCATCAAGAACTGATCGTATTAAAGGTTGAATATCCGAGAATATTTCAGCTGTCAACATATTGGCAAGACAAAAGTAATATATTATGCTTCATAATATGAGAAACAATCTATATCTAATATCATCCTAATCAAATAAACATATACCAGTTCTTAACTGTATAAAACATTGACAGTAGtactattttgagaaaatattctACGATATACAAGATAATTTAAAAGAATCACAACCTTGAGAAGCAGCTTGATCAAATACTTTGTTAAACTTGAACATCCGATGTCCATCCTTCCCTTGTTTAGAGGGATTCACAATAAGGAGTTCACCACTCTCACCAATGTAATCTATCGTCGTTGACTTTTGATTTTGACCAGGAAGGAATGGTCTTATGCGGCAATACACTCTAATATTTCCTATTAAGTATAAAAATGAACTACAATTTAGAATATGTCTTCCACAGGTTACATAAATAGCCATACTTTTGCTAAATAGTTACCTTTCAGTTCCTGAACCTCATTATATAATCTCTGGTTCTCtgcaagaactttatgataattaTCAGCAGCATCTGCTAATACTTTCAACTTCAGCCCTGCAGGATGAGGATACAAGCAAAAGGCTAGTACTGGAGGGAGTCATCAAAAGTAAAAGCAGCTAAACATGCAAATATAGAGCTCCAGAATCCCAGTACCCAAATTAGTCATTTCTTCTCGACATCTCTTTTGAGAATGTACTATCTCCTGCTTGATGGAGATCGATGCTTTCCGTAAGTCCTGAGAGAGTTGAAGTTTCCGGTCTCACTAGGAAAATAGATATATTGAAGAAAACGAAAAAAGATCAAAAAAGCCAAACCTGCATGGATTGCAGCTGAGAGTGTATGAAATTCCTGAAATTATTTTCCTTATTTTCCCAATTTttgaattttaattttgaattttcCTCAAgttcttttatcttcttctttgaATCTGCTAGAAGGAATTCAACTTCCTTTGTCTTCTCAAGTAAGTGTGCTTTACTTTCCCTTGCCTTCTCCTCCAATTCTTGACAGCGATTTTCATACATCTTGTGTGTCATCGCAAGTTCCTGCTTAAGTTCCACAATTATACTTTCCATATCCTCTTTCTCCTTCATCAATTTAAATACTTCTTTCTCCCCAATGTTTTTCCTTTCTTCAATCTTCAGTTTCTCTGCCTACA
It contains:
- the LOC135666441 gene encoding kinesin-like protein KIN-14K isoform X2 gives rise to the protein MSLEVNYRTKDSMGTADAEGNAGKKQSDVIRWLNSLFLDFNAPEDASDEELRARLLDGTVLCRILGRINPFFSESPRGTYDPSEKRLITIKKFISVVDELCLPSFRIVDLEQGSISAVVECLLSVRDHLNLDSMEDGHPDLDKSAIQLRKRWKLPEESSAALLHHVGHNFHEVFQLRQGRYSDLSAAKISEMLKSNCLDNAPTRSLLSIINGILDESIERRNGEIPHRVACLLKRVVQEIERRISTQADHIRNQNNLIKVREEKYLSRIRVLEELAKGTHEENKIVMHQLQLTKAEKLKIEERKNIGEKEVFKLMKEKEDMESIIVELKQELAMTHKMYENRCQELEEKARESKAHLLEKTKEVEFLLADSKKKIKELEENSKLKFKNWENKENNFRNFIHSQLQSMQDLRKASISIKQEIVHSQKRCREEMTNLGLKLKVLADAADNYHKVLAENQRLYNEVQELKAEIFSDIQPLIRSVLDGYNVCIFAYGQTGSGKTYTMSGPISASVEDWGVNYRALSDLFEISENRRNSYFYEVGVQMVEIYNEQVRDLLVDDGPQKRLGVWSSTQPNGLAVPDASVHPVKSTSDVLQLMHIGQTNRAVGSTALNERSSRSHSILTVHVRGVDLKTGSTSRGCLHLIDLAGSERVERSEATGDRLKEAQHINKSLSALGDVIFALAQKNTHVPYRNSKLTQVLQSSLGGQAKTLMFVQINPDIESYSETISTLKFAERVSGVELGAARSNKDGRDIKDLLEQVGFLKDTVARKDEEIEQLQMVIDLRTQSPMLNERNAMLIHSSSPGIPCLGGTTRLGPQLSSARLVISTGKAPSDLDNSFQFSENHCMANGGDKDQKLQADAYLVGFRDVDLEDKLSEISDSVVSVGTETDGSVSSSTEFGVFPESIKSVEMSKGKIPRVQSRISRPPTKTGQVTSTKLKLKEPSKSASTRKATNCQSSSSLKAPKRWQ
- the LOC135666441 gene encoding kinesin-like protein KIN-14C isoform X1; this encodes MSLEVNYRTKDSMGTADAEGNAGKKQSDVIRWLNSLFLDFNAPEDASDEELRARLLDGTVLCRILGRINPFFSESPRGTYDPSEKRLITIKKFISVVDELCLPSFRIVDLEQGSISAVVECLLSVRDHLNLDSMEDGHPDLDKSAIQLRKRWKLPEESSAALLHHVGHNFHEVFQLRQGRYSDLSAAKISEMLKSNCLDNAPTRSLLSIINGILDESIERRNGEIPHRVACLLKRVVQEIERRISTQADHIRNQNNLIKVREEKYLSRIRVLEELAKGTHEENKIVMHQLQLTKAEKLKIEERKNIGEKEVFKLMKEKEDMESIIVELKQELAMTHKMYENRCQELEEKARESKAHLLEKTKEVEFLLADSKKKIKELEENSKLKFKNWENKENNFRNFIHSQLQSMQDLRKASISIKQEIVHSQKRCREEMTNLGLKLKVLADAADNYHKVLAENQRLYNEVQELKGNIRVYCRIRPFLPGQNQKSTTIDYIGESGELLIVNPSKQGKDGHRMFKFNKVFDQAASQAEIFSDIQPLIRSVLDGYNVCIFAYGQTGSGKTYTMSGPISASVEDWGVNYRALSDLFEISENRRNSYFYEVGVQMVEIYNEQVRDLLVDDGPQKRLGVWSSTQPNGLAVPDASVHPVKSTSDVLQLMHIGQTNRAVGSTALNERSSRSHSILTVHVRGVDLKTGSTSRGCLHLIDLAGSERVERSEATGDRLKEAQHINKSLSALGDVIFALAQKNTHVPYRNSKLTQVLQSSLGGQAKTLMFVQINPDIESYSETISTLKFAERVSGVELGAARSNKDGRDIKDLLEQVGFLKDTVARKDEEIEQLQMVIDLRTQSPMLNERNAMLIHSSSPGIPCLGGTTRLGPQLSSARLVISTGKAPSDLDNSFQFSENHCMANGGDKDQKLQADAYLVGFRDVDLEDKLSEISDSVVSVGTETDGSVSSSTEFGVFPESIKSVEMSKGKIPRVQSRISRPPTKTGQVTSTKLKLKEPSKSASTRKATNCQSSSSLKAPKRWQ